Part of the Kitasatospora sp. NBC_00374 genome is shown below.
GGGACCTCCGCGTTTCCCGCCCGCCCGGCCGGCGACCGACGGCCCGCGGCACCGGACGTGACAGGATGCGGCCGAGAGCACGAGCGGGACGGACGGGACAGATGGCGACGATCAAGGTACTGCGGGCGGGCGACCGGACGGCCACCCCCTGGCTGAACGGCGGCGGCGTGACCCGCGAGGTGGCGGGCTTCCCGGCCGGCTCGGGGATGACCGACTTCGCCTGGCGGGTGAGCCTGGCCGAGGTCGGCGCCGGCGGCCCGTTCTCCCGGTTCGAGGAGGTCGACCGGGTGATCACCGTGGTCGAGGGCGCGGGCATGGCGCTCACCGTCGACGGCACCGAACACCGGCTGGCCGAGCCGTTCCGGCCGTTCGCCTTCGCCGGCGACGCCGCCACGGACTGCCGGCTGCTGGACGGCCCGGTGGTCGACTTCAACGTGATGACCCGCCGGGGCCGGGCCGCCGCCGAGGTGGAGATCACCGACCACCAGCGCGAGCTGCGGGTGCCCGGGCGGGCCGAGCTGCTGCTGGTCTGCCTGGCCGGCAGCGCCGCGCTGGGCACCGCCGACCTCCGGCTGGAGCGCTTCGACGCGGCACTGCTGCCCGCCGGCACCGAGGACCTGCTGCGGGTCGACGGCGTGGCCGCCCTGGTGACCCTGCGCCGGCTCGGCTGAGGGACACCGGCACGGCCGCCCGGACTCCGCGCCGGCCGGCCTCGCCGGTCATCATGGGGTGGTCGTGGCGGCCGGTGCGCGACGGGTCTGCGAGGGGTGTCGGCCGGCTGCGCCGGCCGTGGGAGGGCGGTGGGGCGTGCGGGTACTGGTGACCGGGGCGTTCGGGTTCGTCGGGGGCGCCGTGGTGCGGCAGGTCGCCGCGGCGGGGCACGAGGTGTGGGCGTTCACCCGGCGCGCCGAGGCGCGGCCGGACCTCCCGGTGGCCCGGGTCTGGCAGGGCGACATCCGGGACCGGGCCGCGCTGGAGCCGGCGCTGGCCGGGGTCGACGGCGTCTGCCACCTGGCCGCGCTGACGCGGGGACGGGAGTCGGTGGACCGGCCCGAGGCACACTGGGAGGTCAACCACGGCGGGATGGCGGCCCTGCTGGACGCGCTGGCCGGGCAGCCGGGCCGGACCAGGGTGGTCTTCGGGTCGACGGCCGCGGTCTACGGGGCGCAGCGGCGCCGGCCGATCGACGAGTCGACCCCGCCGGCGCCGGGGAACCCGTACGGCGCGTCCAAGCTCGCCGCCGAGGAACTCCTGCGGGAGCGGGCGGCGAAGGACGAGGTGGAGGCGGTGGTGCTGCGCTGCTTCAACGCGGCCGGCACCGGGGACGTGGACGAGGCCCGGATCATCCCGAAGGCGCTGGCGGTGGCGGCCGGCCGGTACCCGCGGCTGGAGCTGAACGGCGACGGCAGCGTGGTGCGGGACTTCGTGCACGTCGAGGACATGGCCCGGGCCTACCTGCTGGCGCTGGAGGCGCCCCGGCCCGGCCCGACCTACAACGTCGGGGCGACCCCGGCGAGCATGCTGGAGATCATCGCCACGGTGGAGCGGGTGACCGGCCGACGGGTGCCGGTGGTGCACCGCCCGGCACAGCCCGAGGCGCCGCGCCTGGTCTCCGACACCGCACTGATCCGGCGTGAACTGGGCTGGCGCCCGGAGCGCTCGACGCTGGAGGAGCTGGTCGCGGACGCCTGGCGTTCCGCCGGCTGAGAACGGTGGGACGCGGGGGAACAAAGCGGCCTGACGGATCGTCGGACGGTGGATGCTGGTGACAGCGACCCTGAGGAGGACCCCGTGCCCGAGCCAACCGGGACCCTGTACGAGGCCGTCGGCGGAATCGACGCGCTGCGGCGGCTGAGCAACACCTTCTACGACCTGGTGCTGGCCGACCCCGTGCTCGCGCCGGTCTTCGCCGACTTCACCCGCACCCACATCGAGCACGTCGCCGTCTGGCTGGGCGAGATCTTCGGCGGTCCGGCCGGGTTCACCGCCGAACTCGGCGGCCACCAGGCCCTGCTGCGCGCCCACCTCGGGCTGTCGATCACCGAGGAGCAGCGCGGCCGCTGGATGGAGCTGATGGGCGTCGCCGTCGCGCGGGAGCTGCCGGACGACGAGCTGCTGCGCACACGGGTGATGGAGTACTTCGACTGGGGTACCAGGATCGCTCGCGAGGTGTCCGCCGAGCCCGTCGGACAGGACCTCGGCGACCCGGGCCCCACTCCGCGCTGGGGGTGGCAGGGCCTGCAGTGAGCCCGGCCGCGCCGCCGTCCGGCTACTGCTCGCCGGGCAGGTGCAGGTCCCAGCCGACCAGCGCCCGCAGCTGCTCGGCGGTGACCCCCTCCGGGAGCGGGCGAGGGGCGTCGTAGCGGATCGGCGGCTGCCAGCCCTCGTCCTCGGTCCAGCTGCGGACCACCTTCGCCGGGGCTCCCGCGACCACGCTGTGGTCCGGGATCTCCCCGCGCACCACGGCGTTGGCGGCGACCACCACGTTGCGGCCGATCCGGGCGCCGGGCAGGATCACCGCGCCGGTGCCGATCCACGAGCCGGCCCCGATCTCGACCGGCTCGTTGCGCGGCCACTGCTTGCCGATCGGCAGCTCGGTGTCCCGGTACTCGTGCGCCTGGTCGGTGATGTAGACGCCCGGCCCGGTCCACACGTTGTCCCCGAGCACGATCGACTGATGGCCGACCAGGTGACTGCCCCGGCCTATCACGCAGCCGCCACCGATCCGGACGATCGGCTCGGGGCCCAGGTCGAGACCCGGCAGGAAGCCCGCCGAGATGGTGACCCGCTCGCCGATGATGCAGAACGGCCCGATGGCGATCGACTGCTCGTTGAAGACCGTGCCGAGCGGGAACGCCAGCTTGCTGCCGTCCCCCAACTCGCCGAAGCGGTACGGGCCGGGGTGCCGGTTGGACACCGCGCCGACCTCCTGCACCCAGCGCCACCCGCGGTGCACCAGCCGCCCGGCGGCACGGCGGCCTCGGGAGCGGGCAGCGGTCAGGAGCGTACGGGTGATCGGCATGCGGATACCGTATCCGCCACCGGCCCGGCGTCGGCCGGGCGAGGGATCAACATCACATCCGAACGCTGGCAGACTGCCCTGCGTGGAGATCTCCGAGCACATCGACGCGCTGCGCCGCGAGGGCGCCCTGCTGGCCGACGCCGCCGACCGCACCGACCTCGGCGCCCCGGTGCCGACCTGCCCCGAGTGGCGGCTGCGGGACCTCGTCCTGCACACCGGCCAGGTGCACCGCTGGGCCGCCGCCCACGTCCGGGACGGGCGCCGGCGCCCCCTGGACGAGGCCGGTTCACAGGCCGCCTGGGGCCCGCAACCGGACGACCGCGCGCTGGTCGGCTGGTTCCGGGACGGCCACGCCGCGCTGGTGGCCGAGCTGGAGAAGGCCCCGGCGGACCTGGCCTGCTGGACCTTCCTGCCCGCGCCCTCCCCGCTGGCCTTCTGGGCCCGCCGGCAGGCGCACGAGACCGCCGTGCACCGCGTGGACGCCGAGTCCGCGGCCGGGCCCGCCGGCGGATTCGCGGTACCGACGCCGACCGACCCGGCGTTCGCCGAGGACGGCATCGCGGAGCTGCTCACCTGCTTCACGCCCCGGCCGCACGGCCGGCTCCGCAGCGAGCGGCCCCGCACCCTGCTGGTCCGGCCCACCGACCGCCCGGCCGCCTGGCTGGTGACGATCAGCCAGGACCCGGTGGTGGTGACCGAGGGCGCGGGCCCGGCCGACTGCACCGTCGGCGGCCCGGCCCACGACCTCTACCTGATGCTCTGGAACCGCCTGCCGGCCGACCGGATCCAGGCGTCCGGGGACCTCTCGGTGCTCGACCTGTGGCAGGACGGCTCACCGATCCGCTGGAGCTGAGGCGGCCCGCCGGTCACCGCGCCCAGGGCGCCGGGCGCTTCTCCAGGAACGCCCGCATGCCCTCCTGCGCCTCCGCCGAGCCGAACAGCCGCGCCGACTGGGCGACCCGCTCCTGCGCGTCCCGCTCGAAGGAGGCGACCACGTCCATGTTGACCAGCCGCTTCGACTCGGCGAGGCCCTGCGGCGAGCCCAGCCGGACGGCCTCCAGCACCGCCTTGAGCGCCGCCTGCGCGTCCTCGGCGGCCTCGGTGACCAGGCCGATCCGGGCCGCCTCCGCGGCCTTGAACGTCTCGCCGGTCAGGTAGTAGCGGGAGGCCGCCCGCGGGTCCAGCTTGGGCCGCAGCGGCAGCGAGATCACGGCGGCTGCCAGGCCCAGTCGGACCTCGGTGAACGCGAAGGTGGAGGCCGGCCCGGCGATCACCAGGTCCGCCGCGCCGAGCAGGCCGAGACCGCCGGCCCGGACGTGTCCGTCGACCACGGCGATCACCGGCTTCGGGCAGTCCACGATGGCGCGCTGGATGTCCACCAGGCCGCGCGGGCCGACCGTCGGGTCGTCGCCGGTGGCCTCCGACAGGTCGGCGCCGGCGCAGAACACCTTGCCGGTGTGGCCGAGCACCACGGCCCGTACCGCCGGATCGGCGGCCGCATCCGCCAGCCCCTTCGCCAGCTCCGCCATCAGCCGGCTTGAGAGGGCGTTGCGGTTGTGCGGGGAGTCCAGCTCCAGGGTGGTGACCGCGTCGGCGGTGGAGATGCGGACGAAGGGTACTTCGCGGGTCATCACGGCTGCCTGCTTTCCGGCTGAGGGTGGGTCGGACGGTGGTGACTCTCGCACGAGGCGGTCCGCCGAGGCCAGGGAGCACCGGAAACCCGCTGGTCGGCGGCGGGTCGGCTCCGGCAGCATGACACCATGACCGACCGCCTCCTGCTGCTCGCGCCCCGGATCAACGAGACCGGCCTGCAGCTGCTCACCGCCGCCCGCCGACGCGGGATCCGCGCCCACACCGCGACCCGCTGGGAGGTCCCCGAGGAACTGCGCGGCCTGCGCCCGGCGCACCTGTACGGCGGCCCGCTGTTCGCGGACGCGGTCGGCCGGGAGCTGGGCATCGCCGCACTGGTGGACCCGGCCGGCTGGCTCCCCGCGCTGCCGTACGAGCTGACGCGGCGCACCGTCGAGTGCACCACCCTGGCCGAGGCCCGCCTGCTGCGCCGGCCGGCCTTCGTCAAGCCGCCGAACGACAAGCTGTTCGCGGCCCGGATCTACCCGGACGGAAGCGGCCTGCCGGGCCCGGACGCGCTGGACGACGACTTTCCGGTACTGGTCAGCGACATCGTCGCGTTCCGGCGCGAGTACCGGCTGTTCGTCCTCGACGGCGAGGTGCTGACCGGCAGCCGCTACCTGGCCGACGGCCGCCTCGACGTCGCCCCGCTGGACGAGGACCCGCACCGCGCCCAGGTGCTGGCCTTCACCGCAGACGTGCTGGCCTGCGGTGGCCTGCCCAGTGCCGTCACCGTCGACGTGGGCCTGCTCGCGGGCGGCGGCTGGGCCGTGGTCGAGGCCAACTGCGCCTGGGCCAGCGGCGGCTACGCCTGCGACCCGGACCGCGTGCTCGACGTGGTCCTGCGCGCGGCCGGCCCCGAGCAGGACGTCCGGCCGGCCGACCTGCCGCACCGCCGCCCGCTGCCCGAGGTGGTCCGCTGACGCCACCCCGGTCGCGCCCGCCCGGGGTGGCGCGCCGCACCGACCCGGAGGACCGCCATGCCGGTCGAAGCCCGGCTGCTCGCCGCCGCCGAGCCGCCCGCCGCCCGTGCGGTGACGGGCGGCTTCGCCGTCCAACGCGGCCCCGCGGCTGAGGCTCAGAGCGCCGGCACCGGCTCC
Proteins encoded:
- a CDS encoding HutD family protein, whose protein sequence is MATIKVLRAGDRTATPWLNGGGVTREVAGFPAGSGMTDFAWRVSLAEVGAGGPFSRFEEVDRVITVVEGAGMALTVDGTEHRLAEPFRPFAFAGDAATDCRLLDGPVVDFNVMTRRGRAAAEVEITDHQRELRVPGRAELLLVCLAGSAALGTADLRLERFDAALLPAGTEDLLRVDGVAALVTLRRLG
- a CDS encoding NAD-dependent epimerase/dehydratase family protein — its product is MRVLVTGAFGFVGGAVVRQVAAAGHEVWAFTRRAEARPDLPVARVWQGDIRDRAALEPALAGVDGVCHLAALTRGRESVDRPEAHWEVNHGGMAALLDALAGQPGRTRVVFGSTAAVYGAQRRRPIDESTPPAPGNPYGASKLAAEELLRERAAKDEVEAVVLRCFNAAGTGDVDEARIIPKALAVAAGRYPRLELNGDGSVVRDFVHVEDMARAYLLALEAPRPGPTYNVGATPASMLEIIATVERVTGRRVPVVHRPAQPEAPRLVSDTALIRRELGWRPERSTLEELVADAWRSAG
- a CDS encoding group II truncated hemoglobin; the protein is MPEPTGTLYEAVGGIDALRRLSNTFYDLVLADPVLAPVFADFTRTHIEHVAVWLGEIFGGPAGFTAELGGHQALLRAHLGLSITEEQRGRWMELMGVAVARELPDDELLRTRVMEYFDWGTRIAREVSAEPVGQDLGDPGPTPRWGWQGLQ
- a CDS encoding DapH/DapD/GlmU-related protein produces the protein MPITRTLLTAARSRGRRAAGRLVHRGWRWVQEVGAVSNRHPGPYRFGELGDGSKLAFPLGTVFNEQSIAIGPFCIIGERVTISAGFLPGLDLGPEPIVRIGGGCVIGRGSHLVGHQSIVLGDNVWTGPGVYITDQAHEYRDTELPIGKQWPRNEPVEIGAGSWIGTGAVILPGARIGRNVVVAANAVVRGEIPDHSVVAGAPAKVVRSWTEDEGWQPPIRYDAPRPLPEGVTAEQLRALVGWDLHLPGEQ
- a CDS encoding maleylpyruvate isomerase family mycothiol-dependent enzyme: MEISEHIDALRREGALLADAADRTDLGAPVPTCPEWRLRDLVLHTGQVHRWAAAHVRDGRRRPLDEAGSQAAWGPQPDDRALVGWFRDGHAALVAELEKAPADLACWTFLPAPSPLAFWARRQAHETAVHRVDAESAAGPAGGFAVPTPTDPAFAEDGIAELLTCFTPRPHGRLRSERPRTLLVRPTDRPAAWLVTISQDPVVVTEGAGPADCTVGGPAHDLYLMLWNRLPADRIQASGDLSVLDLWQDGSPIRWS
- a CDS encoding enoyl-CoA hydratase family protein is translated as MTREVPFVRISTADAVTTLELDSPHNRNALSSRLMAELAKGLADAAADPAVRAVVLGHTGKVFCAGADLSEATGDDPTVGPRGLVDIQRAIVDCPKPVIAVVDGHVRAGGLGLLGAADLVIAGPASTFAFTEVRLGLAAAVISLPLRPKLDPRAASRYYLTGETFKAAEAARIGLVTEAAEDAQAALKAVLEAVRLGSPQGLAESKRLVNMDVVASFERDAQERVAQSARLFGSAEAQEGMRAFLEKRPAPWAR
- a CDS encoding ATP-grasp domain-containing protein, with protein sequence MTDRLLLLAPRINETGLQLLTAARRRGIRAHTATRWEVPEELRGLRPAHLYGGPLFADAVGRELGIAALVDPAGWLPALPYELTRRTVECTTLAEARLLRRPAFVKPPNDKLFAARIYPDGSGLPGPDALDDDFPVLVSDIVAFRREYRLFVLDGEVLTGSRYLADGRLDVAPLDEDPHRAQVLAFTADVLACGGLPSAVTVDVGLLAGGGWAVVEANCAWASGGYACDPDRVLDVVLRAAGPEQDVRPADLPHRRPLPEVVR